In Frondihabitans sp. PAMC 28766, a genomic segment contains:
- a CDS encoding MerR family transcriptional regulator, which produces MPRALARAEHVPGSSDLLTIGQVLARLKPEFPDLSNSKLRFLEERQLVTPVRTESGYRKFSPADVERLRFILGLQRDHYLPLKVIRQHLDDLDAGRPSTLPTGAAPTSMLTGARRFNRDELLAESGASAPLLDDAIGSSLVPAAELYGDESLKVLMALVELKKTGIEPRHLRTLRAAAERELGLIENAVAPVVRRRDAAGRARAAELAREVAEQLEVVRASLIRSALGRLDASR; this is translated from the coding sequence GTGCCGCGCGCACTGGCCCGGGCTGAACATGTCCCGGGTTCCTCCGATCTGCTGACCATCGGGCAGGTGCTCGCTCGGCTGAAGCCCGAGTTCCCCGATCTGTCGAACTCCAAGCTGCGGTTCCTCGAAGAGCGCCAGCTCGTGACTCCCGTTCGCACCGAGTCGGGCTACCGCAAGTTCTCGCCCGCCGACGTCGAGCGACTCCGCTTCATCCTGGGTCTCCAGCGCGACCACTACCTGCCGCTCAAGGTGATCCGTCAGCACCTCGACGATCTCGACGCCGGGCGCCCCTCGACGCTTCCGACCGGCGCGGCCCCCACCTCGATGCTGACCGGGGCCCGCCGCTTCAACCGCGACGAGCTGCTCGCCGAATCGGGCGCGAGCGCGCCACTTCTCGACGACGCCATCGGCTCGTCGCTGGTTCCCGCCGCCGAACTCTACGGCGACGAGTCTCTCAAGGTGCTGATGGCGCTCGTCGAGCTCAAGAAGACCGGTATCGAGCCCCGTCACCTCCGCACCCTCCGGGCTGCCGCCGAGCGTGAGTTGGGCCTCATCGAGAACGCCGTCGCCCCCGTCGTTCGTCGCCGCGACGCCGCGGGTCGCGCCCGTGCCGCCGAGTTGGCGCGCGAGGTCGCCGAGCAGCTCGAGGTCGTGCGCGCGAGCCTCATCCGCTCGGCCCTCGGCCGGCTCGACGCATCCCGGTGA
- a CDS encoding FHA domain-containing protein, translated as MAEPATPSNGADDARHEVDTTLSFNEEFQAQLAALEGGVSNDEREAVSALPSGSALLVVRRGPNIGARFLLDADVTVAGRHPDAGIFLDDVTVSRKHAEFRRHGTTFSVKDLGSLNGTYFDGVRIDEALLSDGAEVQVGKFRLTFYASRVDLANLAIK; from the coding sequence ATGGCAGAGCCAGCCACCCCATCGAACGGCGCAGACGATGCCCGTCACGAGGTCGACACGACCCTCAGCTTCAACGAGGAGTTCCAGGCCCAGCTCGCCGCTCTCGAAGGCGGCGTGTCCAACGACGAGCGCGAGGCCGTCTCCGCACTCCCCTCCGGTTCGGCGCTGCTCGTCGTGCGCCGTGGGCCGAACATCGGTGCCCGATTCCTCCTCGACGCCGACGTGACCGTCGCGGGTCGCCACCCAGACGCGGGCATCTTCCTCGACGACGTCACCGTCAGCCGCAAACACGCCGAGTTCCGCCGGCACGGCACGACGTTCAGTGTCAAAGACCTCGGTTCGCTCAACGGCACCTACTTCGACGGTGTGCGCATCGACGAAGCCCTTCTCAGCGATGGCGCCGAGGTTCAGGTGGGCAAGTTCCGTCTCACCTTCTATGCGTCACGAGTCGATCTCGCGAACCTGGCGATCAAGTAG
- a CDS encoding VOC family protein — MLTTGHAFSGFSVRDVEASKEFYEGVLGLHAEVNAMGILDVALPGGSHVILYPKDDHVPAAFTVLNLEVDDIDVAVGELAENGVSLENYGGYADEKGVMRGKAKGMGPDIAWFLDPSGNILSVLSS; from the coding sequence ATGCTCACCACCGGCCACGCGTTCAGCGGGTTCAGCGTTCGAGACGTCGAGGCGTCGAAGGAGTTCTACGAGGGGGTGCTCGGGCTGCACGCCGAAGTCAACGCCATGGGAATCCTCGACGTGGCCCTGCCGGGCGGCAGCCACGTGATCCTCTACCCCAAGGACGACCACGTGCCCGCGGCGTTCACGGTGCTCAACCTCGAGGTCGACGACATCGACGTCGCGGTCGGCGAGCTGGCGGAAAACGGCGTCTCGCTCGAGAACTACGGCGGCTACGCCGACGAGAAGGGCGTGATGCGCGGCAAGGCGAAGGGGATGGGGCCCGACATCGCGTGGTTCCTCGACCCGTCGGGCAACATCCTGTCGGTGCTGTCCAGCTGA
- a CDS encoding trypsin-like peptidase domain-containing protein — MNDSSNTDGAAATPEHDGSAEERTTPTSAATNSDAATSSSDGASDDTKAYGTGEIRAASDGRNQDEQPTTELPTAHTLPHRTGPTPAHYVNAADDTYQAYDPAAAAAAQQAAAQQVAAAQAAAAQQAAGQPAYGQQVAGQPTYDQRQYAQQAGYYGQQAPGYGQNGYGQYPYAGGQPPYGYGQVPPAFAQPKRRPKRWMTIAGIAAAGVIIAGAAGGGAYALGHQTGENAASAAGQNQTLQIPNGSSGSSGSSGNDYNSPFGGAQGGSSSGGSSSQGSGTAPSDATAATATEKQGLVTIVSTLDYDESSKSAGTGMIMTASGEILTNNHVVQGATSIQVTVVSTGQTYTANVVGTDATHDVAVLKLEGASGLTPVSFGKNATVTTGDAIHSTGNAEGTGSLVTAKGTVAATNQSITVQSESGSGTESLSSLIEISADVVSGDSGGPLRNANGQVIGIVTAASSGTTDVTGYAIPIKNALTVADNILAGKSSQYITIGLPAFLGAQISSTNTGDGTGTGSGTGTTGAGVTIAGTVTGSAAAKAGLVAGDTITAVAGTAVTDSTSLTDAITSHKVGDSVTVTYTDTAGASHTVTVTLGSGPAA, encoded by the coding sequence ATGAACGACAGCAGCAACACTGACGGTGCCGCCGCCACCCCCGAGCACGACGGCTCGGCCGAGGAGCGCACGACGCCCACCTCTGCGGCGACGAACTCCGACGCTGCGACTTCGTCGAGCGACGGCGCCTCCGACGACACCAAGGCCTACGGCACAGGCGAGATCCGGGCGGCCTCCGACGGCCGCAACCAGGACGAGCAGCCGACCACCGAGCTTCCGACGGCGCACACGCTCCCCCACCGCACGGGCCCCACGCCCGCGCACTACGTGAACGCGGCCGACGACACCTACCAGGCCTACGACCCGGCGGCTGCCGCCGCAGCACAGCAGGCAGCGGCTCAACAGGTCGCTGCCGCTCAGGCCGCCGCCGCGCAGCAGGCTGCGGGCCAGCCGGCCTACGGCCAGCAGGTCGCGGGCCAGCCGACGTACGACCAGCGTCAGTACGCACAGCAGGCCGGCTACTACGGCCAGCAGGCGCCCGGCTACGGCCAGAACGGCTACGGCCAGTACCCCTACGCCGGCGGCCAGCCGCCCTACGGCTACGGCCAGGTGCCGCCCGCCTTCGCGCAGCCGAAGCGCCGCCCGAAGCGCTGGATGACCATCGCGGGCATCGCAGCGGCGGGCGTCATAATCGCCGGCGCCGCGGGCGGTGGGGCGTACGCGCTCGGCCACCAGACGGGCGAGAACGCGGCCAGCGCCGCCGGTCAGAACCAGACTCTGCAGATCCCCAACGGGTCGAGCGGGTCGTCGGGCTCGAGCGGCAACGACTACAACTCCCCCTTCGGCGGCGCCCAGGGCGGCTCGTCCTCCGGCGGCTCCTCGTCGCAGGGCAGCGGCACGGCGCCGAGCGACGCCACCGCAGCGACCGCCACCGAGAAGCAGGGCCTCGTCACGATCGTGTCGACCCTCGACTACGACGAGTCGTCGAAGTCGGCCGGCACGGGCATGATCATGACCGCGAGCGGCGAGATCCTGACCAACAACCACGTGGTGCAGGGTGCGACCAGCATCCAGGTCACCGTCGTGTCGACGGGTCAGACCTACACGGCCAACGTGGTCGGCACCGACGCGACGCACGACGTCGCCGTGCTCAAGCTCGAGGGGGCCTCCGGTCTCACGCCGGTGTCGTTCGGCAAGAACGCCACCGTCACGACAGGCGACGCCATCCACTCCACGGGCAACGCGGAGGGCACGGGCAGCCTGGTGACCGCCAAAGGCACCGTCGCGGCGACGAACCAGTCGATCACCGTGCAGAGCGAGTCCGGCTCGGGCACCGAGTCGCTGTCGAGCCTCATCGAGATCTCGGCCGACGTCGTCTCGGGCGACTCCGGCGGTCCCCTCCGCAACGCGAACGGCCAGGTGATCGGCATCGTCACCGCGGCCTCGTCGGGCACGACCGACGTGACCGGCTACGCCATCCCGATCAAGAACGCGCTCACCGTCGCTGACAACATCCTCGCCGGCAAGTCGAGCCAGTACATCACGATCGGCCTGCCCGCCTTCCTCGGCGCCCAGATCTCGAGCACGAACACGGGCGACGGCACCGGCACAGGCAGCGGCACCGGCACGACCGGGGCAGGCGTCACCATCGCCGGCACGGTCACCGGCAGCGCGGCCGCCAAGGCGGGCCTCGTCGCCGGCGACACCATCACGGCGGTCGCCGGCACGGCGGTCACCGACTCCACCTCGCTCACCGACGCGATCACGTCGCACAAGGTCGGCGACAGCGTCACCGTCACGTACACCGACACCGCGGGGGCCAGCCACACGGTGACCGTCACCCTCGGGTCGGGCCCGGCCGCGTAG
- a CDS encoding J domain-containing protein: MSDSPLAATPYEILGVSATASHDELRRAYRRLARETHPDLGGTPERFRQVQLAWERIGTPADRSRYDGGARSQASGSSASGSADRAASGHAWAPTPPRARPESKPRARAYGHPGGQERVLFLDLIREWVGRGEEVDDLYEPSLVRSAPPEIRRILAKAVAEESTVKIVSELGIAYTIWSNVASGREPELDHIVLGPAGLYAINSEDWGAPVRLVKGEVVGEGLRDGEQPARTLARSARAFQKISRVPFTAELMVVPDDALDEAVVPIGRGHRNSAFVVRRSVLAHVLRGGLNGGGQTASVDVFEIRARIQQTASFV, translated from the coding sequence ATGTCCGACAGCCCTCTTGCCGCCACCCCCTACGAGATCCTCGGGGTCAGCGCCACCGCCAGCCACGACGAGCTCCGCCGTGCCTACCGGCGACTCGCGCGCGAGACCCACCCCGACCTCGGCGGCACCCCCGAGCGGTTCCGTCAGGTACAGCTCGCCTGGGAGCGCATCGGCACCCCTGCAGACCGCTCCCGCTATGACGGCGGGGCGCGCTCGCAGGCCTCAGGATCCAGCGCCTCCGGCTCCGCAGACCGCGCGGCGTCAGGCCACGCCTGGGCTCCGACCCCGCCGAGAGCCCGCCCCGAGTCGAAGCCGCGCGCCCGCGCCTACGGCCACCCCGGTGGTCAAGAGCGCGTGCTGTTCCTCGACCTGATCCGCGAGTGGGTCGGCCGGGGCGAGGAGGTCGACGACCTCTACGAGCCGAGCCTCGTGCGGTCGGCGCCACCGGAGATCCGTCGGATCCTGGCCAAGGCCGTCGCCGAGGAGTCGACCGTGAAGATCGTGTCGGAGCTCGGCATCGCCTACACGATCTGGAGCAACGTCGCCTCGGGCCGCGAACCCGAGCTCGACCACATCGTGCTCGGCCCGGCCGGCCTCTACGCGATCAACTCCGAAGACTGGGGTGCGCCCGTCCGCCTCGTGAAGGGCGAGGTGGTCGGGGAGGGACTTCGCGACGGCGAGCAGCCGGCGCGCACTCTCGCGCGGAGCGCCCGCGCCTTCCAGAAGATCAGCCGCGTGCCGTTCACCGCCGAGCTCATGGTCGTGCCCGACGACGCCCTCGACGAGGCCGTGGTGCCGATCGGCCGGGGGCACCGCAACTCCGCGTTCGTCGTGCGGCGCTCCGTGCTCGCGCACGTGCTGCGCGGCGGCCTCAACGGGGGAGGGCAGACGGCGTCGGTCGACGTCTTCGAGATCCGCGCCCGAATCCAGCAGACCGCCTCATTCGTCTGA
- a CDS encoding NUDIX domain-containing protein: MTIHGPADGWVALPDGRKFWGKAGAAGLLVVDASSRILLQHRVEWSHFGGTWGIPGGARQFDESAVEGALRESAEEAAVPRDALRLLFTSVVDLGVWSYTTVVARATTPFEPVISDRESEALEWVLVDGVDELPLHPGFASSWAKLRPLIGQPLHLVVDSANVVGSRPDGWWRDRAGATDRLRSGLEALALAGVPAAAVAADPDAGLDTWWPEISLVVEGRATGAQDPDAFSRVRLVRAAADGDSAVVDEVVSLVGSARVVVVTADRELRSRVEAAGAATIGPAALLDLLP, translated from the coding sequence GTGACCATCCACGGACCCGCCGACGGCTGGGTCGCCCTGCCCGACGGCCGCAAGTTCTGGGGCAAGGCCGGGGCCGCAGGTTTGCTGGTCGTCGACGCCTCGTCGCGCATCCTGCTGCAGCACCGCGTCGAGTGGAGCCACTTCGGCGGCACCTGGGGCATCCCCGGCGGGGCCCGCCAGTTCGACGAGTCCGCCGTCGAGGGCGCCCTCCGCGAGAGCGCCGAAGAGGCGGCTGTGCCCCGCGACGCGCTGCGCCTGCTCTTCACCTCGGTGGTCGACCTCGGCGTCTGGTCGTACACCACCGTCGTCGCGCGTGCGACGACGCCGTTCGAGCCCGTGATCTCCGACCGCGAGAGCGAGGCGCTCGAATGGGTGCTCGTCGACGGGGTCGACGAGCTGCCCCTGCACCCGGGCTTCGCGTCGTCGTGGGCGAAGCTGCGGCCTCTCATCGGGCAGCCTCTGCACCTCGTGGTCGACTCGGCCAATGTGGTCGGCTCCCGCCCCGACGGCTGGTGGCGCGACCGGGCCGGCGCCACCGACCGCCTCCGAAGCGGCCTCGAGGCTCTGGCGCTCGCCGGGGTCCCGGCTGCAGCCGTCGCGGCCGATCCCGACGCGGGGCTCGACACGTGGTGGCCTGAGATCAGCCTCGTGGTCGAGGGCCGGGCGACGGGCGCGCAAGATCCTGATGCCTTCTCTCGAGTCCGCCTGGTGCGTGCCGCGGCGGACGGCGACTCGGCCGTCGTCGACGAGGTCGTCTCGCTCGTCGGGTCGGCCCGCGTCGTCGTGGTGACCGCCGACCGTGAGCTGAGGTCGCGCGTCGAGGCCGCCGGTGCCGCCACCATCGGCCCGGCCGCCCTCCTCGACCTCCTGCCCTAG